Proteins co-encoded in one Streptomyces sp. JH34 genomic window:
- a CDS encoding bifunctional cytidylyltransferase/SDR family oxidoreductase yields the protein MTSRTARRRTVAVVLAGGTGQRIGLSIPKQLLKIAGKPILEHTLQIFEAAADVDDVLVLMTPDHVAEAQRIVTRAGFRKVHRVLAGGATRSETTTLAIRAAAALPGGDEGGDEDRNLLFHDAVRPLLSQRVITECVEALERYRAVDVAIPSADTVIVTRTHGDDGEFITEVPDRARLRRGQTPQGFRLSTIRRAYELAAADPLFQATDDCSVVVKYLPDVPVHVVMGDEYNMKITQPVDVFIADKLFQLASTTAPAHSGESFYRDRLSGRTLLVFGGSYGIGADIARIAEEYGARVYALGRSTTGTHVENPDQVDEAFARAYAETGRIDYVVNTAGVLRIGRLDATDNATVREAMEVNFLAPVNIARTAYKYLAESGGQLLLFTSSSYTRGRAEYSLYSSTKAAMVNLTQALSDEWAEDGIRVNCVNPERTATPMRTKAFGQEPGGSLLTSETVARSSLDVLLSALTGHVIDVRQQDPTAPGNASGFEKALASVLHEQADVSS from the coding sequence TTGACCTCCCGCACCGCCCGCCGCCGTACCGTCGCCGTCGTCCTCGCCGGCGGTACGGGGCAGCGCATCGGCCTCTCCATACCGAAGCAGCTCCTGAAGATCGCCGGGAAGCCCATCCTCGAGCACACCCTGCAGATCTTCGAGGCTGCCGCGGACGTGGACGACGTCCTGGTCCTGATGACGCCGGACCACGTCGCCGAGGCCCAGCGGATCGTGACCCGGGCCGGGTTCCGCAAGGTGCACCGGGTCCTCGCGGGAGGCGCGACCCGGAGTGAGACGACCACGCTGGCCATCCGCGCGGCCGCCGCCCTTCCCGGCGGCGACGAAGGGGGCGACGAGGACCGCAACCTGCTCTTCCACGACGCCGTACGCCCGCTGCTGTCCCAGCGGGTGATCACGGAGTGCGTCGAGGCGCTGGAGCGCTACCGCGCCGTCGACGTGGCCATCCCCTCGGCCGACACGGTGATCGTGACGCGGACCCACGGCGACGACGGCGAGTTCATCACCGAGGTGCCGGACCGCGCCCGGCTCAGGCGCGGGCAGACTCCTCAGGGGTTCCGTCTTTCCACCATCCGGCGCGCGTACGAACTGGCGGCGGCCGATCCGCTCTTCCAGGCCACCGACGACTGCTCGGTCGTCGTGAAGTACCTGCCCGACGTCCCCGTCCACGTGGTCATGGGCGACGAGTACAACATGAAGATCACTCAGCCGGTGGACGTCTTCATCGCCGACAAGCTCTTCCAGCTCGCCTCGACCACCGCCCCGGCGCACAGCGGTGAGTCGTTCTACCGGGACCGTCTCTCGGGCCGTACCCTGCTCGTCTTCGGCGGGTCGTACGGGATCGGCGCGGACATCGCCAGGATCGCCGAGGAGTACGGAGCCAGGGTCTACGCACTCGGGCGTTCCACCACGGGCACCCACGTGGAGAACCCCGACCAGGTCGACGAGGCGTTCGCCCGTGCCTACGCGGAGACCGGACGTATCGACTACGTGGTCAACACCGCGGGCGTGCTGCGGATCGGGCGGCTCGACGCGACGGACAACGCGACCGTCCGGGAGGCCATGGAGGTCAACTTCCTCGCTCCGGTGAACATCGCGCGCACGGCCTACAAGTACCTCGCCGAGAGCGGGGGGCAGTTGCTGCTCTTCACCTCCAGCAGCTACACGCGTGGGCGTGCCGAGTACAGCCTGTACTCCTCCACGAAGGCGGCCATGGTGAACCTGACCCAGGCCCTTTCGGACGAATGGGCCGAGGACGGGATCAGGGTCAACTGCGTGAACCCCGAGCGGACCGCCACACCGATGCGGACGAAGGCCTTCGGCCAGGAGCCCGGCGGCTCGCTGCTCACGTCCGAGACGGTCGCGCGCAGTTCGCTGGACGTACTGCTGTCCGCGCTGACCGGCCACGTCATCGACGTGCGTCAGCAGGACCCCACCGCTCCGGGCAACGCCTCCGGCTTCGAGAAGGCCCTCGCATCCGTCCTTCACGAACAGGCCGACGTCTCCTCGTGA
- a CDS encoding amino acid permease has translation MSTQQDTPPSGDGLFRTKTVEQSIRDTEEPEHALRKSLSALDLTVFGVGVIIGTGIFVLTGKVAKETAGPATALAFVAAGIVCALAALCYAEFASTVPVAGSAYTFSYASLGELVAWIIGWDLVLEFALGTAVVAVGWSGYVRSLMDNIGWTMPEVLSGPDVASGFGFDILAFALVLVLTVILVLGMKLSARVTTVVVAVKLAVVFIVIIAGLFFIKASNYSPFIPEAEKQEGGSGLDAPLVQLIFGYEPTNFGVMGIFTAASIVFFAFIGFDVVATAAEETKLPQRDMPRGILASLVICTLLYVAVSVVVTGMQNYSELSVSAPLADAFKAVGHPFYAGVISFGAAVGLTTVCMILLLGQTRVFFAMSRDGLLPRFFSKTHPRFRTPYRPTILLGTIIAIVAGFTSINELATLVNIGTLFAFVVVALGVIVLRRTRPELHRAFRTPWVPLLPIVSVAASVWLMLNLPAETWLRFGIWMVIGVIIYFAYGRRNSRMAKSR, from the coding sequence GTGAGCACGCAGCAGGACACGCCCCCCAGCGGAGACGGGCTGTTCCGGACCAAGACGGTCGAACAGTCCATCCGCGACACGGAAGAGCCGGAGCACGCGCTCAGGAAGTCCCTCTCCGCGCTGGACCTCACGGTCTTCGGAGTGGGCGTCATCATCGGTACCGGCATCTTCGTCCTCACGGGCAAGGTCGCCAAGGAGACGGCGGGCCCGGCCACCGCCCTCGCCTTCGTCGCGGCGGGCATCGTCTGCGCGCTCGCCGCGCTCTGCTACGCCGAATTCGCCTCCACCGTCCCGGTGGCCGGATCGGCGTACACCTTCTCGTACGCCTCGCTGGGCGAACTGGTCGCCTGGATCATCGGCTGGGACCTGGTGCTCGAATTCGCCCTGGGCACCGCGGTCGTGGCGGTCGGCTGGTCAGGCTACGTGCGCTCGCTGATGGACAACATCGGCTGGACGATGCCCGAGGTACTCTCCGGCCCCGACGTGGCGAGCGGCTTCGGCTTCGACATCCTGGCCTTCGCCCTCGTACTGGTCCTCACCGTCATCCTGGTCCTCGGGATGAAGCTCTCCGCGCGGGTGACCACGGTCGTCGTCGCCGTCAAACTGGCCGTCGTCTTCATCGTGATCATCGCCGGCCTCTTCTTCATCAAGGCGTCCAACTACTCGCCCTTCATCCCCGAGGCCGAGAAGCAGGAGGGCGGTTCGGGCCTTGACGCCCCGCTGGTCCAGCTGATCTTCGGCTACGAACCGACCAACTTCGGCGTCATGGGCATCTTCACCGCCGCGTCCATCGTCTTCTTCGCCTTCATCGGCTTCGACGTCGTCGCCACCGCGGCCGAGGAGACCAAGCTCCCGCAGCGGGACATGCCGCGAGGCATCCTGGCCTCACTGGTCATCTGCACCCTGCTCTACGTCGCCGTCTCCGTCGTGGTCACCGGCATGCAGAACTACTCGGAACTCTCGGTCAGCGCCCCGCTCGCCGACGCGTTCAAGGCCGTCGGCCACCCCTTCTACGCGGGGGTCATCAGCTTCGGCGCCGCGGTCGGCCTCACCACGGTCTGCATGATCCTGCTGCTCGGCCAGACCCGGGTGTTCTTCGCGATGAGCCGCGACGGACTGCTGCCGCGGTTCTTCTCCAAGACGCACCCGCGGTTCAGGACCCCGTACCGCCCCACCATCCTGCTCGGCACGATCATCGCGATCGTCGCCGGCTTCACGAGCATCAACGAGCTCGCGACCCTGGTAAACATCGGTACGCTCTTCGCGTTCGTGGTCGTCGCCCTCGGCGTGATCGTGCTGCGCCGCACCCGCCCCGAGCTGCACCGCGCCTTCCGCACCCCGTGGGTGCCGCTGCTGCCGATCGTCTCGGTGGCGGCCTCGGTCTGGCTGATGCTGAACCTGCCGGCGGAGACCTGGCTCAGGTTCGGTATCTGGATGGTGATCGGCGTGATCATCTACTTCGCGTACGGGCGCCGCAACAGCCGTATGGCGAAGAGCCGCTGA
- a CDS encoding glycosyltransferase family 2 protein, with protein sequence MYTSQPVRPADIRDVTVVVRVSDHAASIDACFESLLAQSIGVDRLDVVAVDDGSTDDGPSLLSRIASRHPALVRTGRQPIGVRPAAARNWALSQATGRYVIFVEGSDRLVPDALERMVTAADKHETDVVLGKPESLAGSSAPPALYRRSRAYTDLYESRAYWSLSADKLFRTDLLRRRALEFPLDSMAGGDDMAFTAAALVSADGISVVADSPCLVRGPAGGATRTPMEWVDLADYMMRLVSSLLPAGSRRDHLLSRHLEVELGTATGAPLARLTSRDERERVSWAARDILNTHLTPGALGLLPRPLAVRLALLSAGRFAEMHEMIAYETDKERPAPRKTVEGGRVFTTLPFFRDPGTGLPDELFDITDRMTVGQQLSGVRWTGSILQLDGYAFFEQLSTRDRATKVVLRERLSGAEERFSVTARRDEKLVNSKGKPRAMGRYSARVNLRQTSSGWPVAPGIWDVYLSVSFEGITKEVRVGRERAQDVDLTARAPVRIAPSPRSAQHELAATLFCTEAGDLSIEMAERLPLPTGDGAVFTEASR encoded by the coding sequence ATGTACACCTCGCAACCCGTACGCCCCGCGGACATACGTGACGTCACCGTCGTCGTGCGCGTCAGCGACCACGCGGCGTCGATCGACGCCTGCTTCGAGTCACTGCTGGCCCAGTCGATCGGTGTGGACCGCCTGGACGTGGTGGCGGTCGACGACGGCTCCACCGACGACGGGCCGTCACTGCTCTCCCGCATCGCGAGCAGGCATCCGGCTCTCGTGCGCACGGGCCGACAGCCCATCGGGGTACGGCCCGCCGCCGCGCGCAACTGGGCCCTGAGCCAGGCGACCGGACGCTACGTCATCTTCGTCGAGGGCTCCGACCGCCTCGTCCCCGACGCGCTGGAGCGCATGGTGACGGCGGCCGACAAGCACGAGACGGATGTGGTGCTGGGCAAGCCGGAGAGCCTCGCGGGAAGCTCCGCTCCCCCGGCTCTGTACCGCCGGAGCCGGGCTTACACCGATCTCTACGAATCCCGCGCCTACTGGTCCCTGTCGGCGGACAAGCTCTTCCGGACCGATCTGCTCCGTCGGCGCGCCCTGGAGTTCCCGCTCGACTCCATGGCAGGGGGCGACGACATGGCGTTCACCGCCGCGGCGTTGGTGTCGGCCGACGGCATCTCCGTGGTCGCCGACAGCCCTTGCCTGGTCAGGGGACCCGCCGGAGGGGCCACGCGCACCCCGATGGAGTGGGTGGACCTCGCCGACTACATGATGCGGCTGGTCAGTTCGCTGCTGCCTGCCGGCAGCCGGCGGGACCATCTTCTCTCCCGGCACCTGGAGGTCGAACTCGGAACCGCCACAGGAGCGCCGCTCGCCCGGCTCACGAGCCGGGACGAGCGTGAACGGGTCTCCTGGGCGGCCAGGGACATCCTGAACACCCACCTGACCCCGGGAGCCCTCGGACTCCTCCCGAGGCCTCTGGCGGTTCGTCTCGCCCTGCTGTCGGCAGGCCGATTCGCCGAGATGCACGAGATGATCGCCTACGAGACGGACAAGGAACGGCCCGCGCCCCGTAAGACCGTGGAGGGCGGCCGGGTCTTCACCACGCTTCCGTTCTTCAGGGACCCCGGGACCGGGCTGCCCGACGAGCTCTTCGACATCACCGACCGCATGACCGTCGGCCAGCAACTGTCCGGCGTCCGGTGGACCGGCTCGATCCTTCAACTTGACGGGTACGCGTTCTTCGAGCAGCTCTCCACCCGGGACCGGGCGACCAAGGTGGTGCTGCGCGAGCGTCTCAGCGGGGCCGAGGAACGCTTCTCCGTGACGGCCAGGCGTGACGAGAAGCTGGTGAACTCCAAGGGGAAGCCGCGGGCGATGGGCCGCTACTCCGCGCGCGTCAACCTGCGGCAGACCTCCAGCGGCTGGCCGGTCGCGCCAGGGATCTGGGACGTCTACCTCTCGGTGAGCTTCGAGGGGATCACCAAGGAGGTCCGGGTCGGCCGCGAACGTGCCCAGGACGTCGACCTCACCGCTCGGGCGCCGGTGCGCATCGCTCCGTCGCCCAGGTCGGCACAGCACGAACTGGCGGCCACGCTCTTCTGCACCGAGGCCGGGGACCTCTCGATCGAGATGGCGGAGCGGCTCCCCCTGCCGACGGGGGACGGAGCGGTGTTCACCGAAGCCTCCCGGTGA
- a CDS encoding rhamnogalacturonan acetylesterase, whose translation MNHSTAPYGHRARIFVAGDSTAVTRPVSHLPMAGWAQALPLFLSPDVEVVNCARARASSKSFHERGRLGWILDNMAPGDYLVYGFGQIDWKPDAGLHTEPFGSFMDHMRAYAVGARAAQGHPVVLLPFERRRVDVHGNVSRFLGDYPTAMRRLAWEEHLPVIDLYGQSIAWWEELGPENSKHAFTYLRPGEPLQEIVQDADNVHLRAEGAIECARFVARGLLTQQIVPAHWVTGLDRRTFSYDELGWLDDETFVRRTKERVSAHPVREAGA comes from the coding sequence ATGAACCACTCGACGGCGCCCTACGGGCACCGGGCACGCATCTTCGTGGCCGGCGATTCCACGGCGGTCACCCGCCCGGTGAGCCACCTGCCGATGGCGGGTTGGGCGCAAGCCCTCCCTCTGTTCCTCAGCCCCGATGTCGAGGTCGTCAACTGCGCTCGTGCCCGGGCGAGTTCCAAGAGCTTCCATGAGCGGGGACGGCTCGGATGGATCCTGGACAACATGGCACCGGGTGACTACCTGGTCTATGGGTTCGGCCAGATCGACTGGAAGCCCGACGCCGGCCTCCACACCGAACCCTTCGGGTCGTTCATGGACCACATGCGGGCCTATGCCGTAGGGGCGCGGGCGGCCCAGGGGCATCCCGTGGTGCTGCTCCCCTTCGAGCGGCGCCGTGTGGACGTGCACGGCAACGTGTCCCGGTTCCTCGGCGACTACCCCACGGCCATGCGCAGGCTGGCGTGGGAGGAGCATCTGCCGGTGATCGACCTCTACGGCCAGAGCATCGCCTGGTGGGAGGAGCTCGGGCCGGAGAACTCGAAGCACGCCTTCACCTACCTGCGCCCGGGTGAGCCCCTGCAGGAGATCGTGCAGGACGCGGACAACGTCCACCTGCGCGCCGAGGGCGCCATCGAGTGCGCCCGGTTCGTGGCCCGCGGTCTCCTGACCCAGCAGATCGTCCCGGCCCACTGGGTCACCGGACTGGACCGCCGGACGTTCTCGTACGACGAACTCGGCTGGCTCGACGACGAGACCTTCGTCCGCCGGACGAAGGAGAGGGTGTCCGCCCACCCCGTGCGGGAGGCAGGCGCGTGA
- a CDS encoding Ig-like domain-containing protein, whose amino-acid sequence MNHLLCNGRAVAADPAQGVVYAGLYSSADPRAGAVPGEIIQLGLSVAADGGAPRGCAYVMENSLTDAAEILSAEALEYFPQQRWFRVRADAGETRTGALSLRITTPRGAPRLRPQIMVAVPDAGGQKLVRTARLSGHSLPVRTHSVPGLRITTEPGVRGTVNVLAQAPRGSFAISVTQPRHGSAQLSRDGWVAYDPAPGFTGYDRFEYTVGTDDSAKVTAAANVFVGDLGLAPGVFPPSAVETGFHSWEWPELTGEMPWPRPQESPRNR is encoded by the coding sequence GTGAACCACTTGCTGTGCAACGGCCGGGCCGTCGCAGCGGACCCCGCGCAGGGCGTCGTGTACGCGGGTCTCTACAGCTCGGCGGACCCGCGGGCGGGCGCCGTGCCGGGGGAGATCATCCAGCTGGGACTGTCCGTGGCGGCGGACGGGGGCGCCCCACGCGGCTGCGCCTACGTCATGGAGAACTCTCTGACCGATGCCGCGGAGATCCTCTCGGCCGAAGCCCTGGAGTACTTCCCCCAGCAGCGCTGGTTCCGCGTGCGCGCGGACGCCGGCGAGACCCGCACCGGCGCGCTCTCCCTGCGGATCACCACTCCGCGCGGTGCTCCCCGGCTGCGTCCTCAGATCATGGTCGCCGTCCCGGACGCGGGGGGCCAGAAGCTGGTCCGTACCGCCCGGCTCTCCGGCCACTCGCTGCCGGTGCGCACCCACTCCGTGCCGGGACTGCGCATCACCACGGAACCAGGTGTCCGGGGAACGGTGAACGTGCTGGCGCAGGCGCCGCGTGGCAGCTTCGCGATCTCCGTGACACAACCGCGTCACGGCAGCGCGCAGCTCTCCCGCGACGGCTGGGTGGCCTACGACCCGGCCCCGGGGTTCACGGGGTACGACCGCTTCGAGTACACGGTCGGGACGGACGACTCGGCGAAGGTCACGGCTGCGGCCAACGTCTTCGTGGGCGATCTGGGCCTGGCTCCGGGCGTGTTCCCCCCGAGCGCGGTCGAGACCGGATTCCATTCCTGGGAGTGGCCCGAACTCACCGGAGAGATGCCCTGGCCCCGGCCGCAAGAGTCCCCGAGGAACCGATAG
- a CDS encoding LCP family protein, with translation MTDQSTGTTSHGSDSTRSRRAAKPRKRRGLKITLAVLLVLLLAGGGAAYWMYQDLDGNIQGVDINKALGEDRPEKLPTTGQNLLVLGSDSRAGAENQELGGGGAVSGARSDTALVVHIPEGRTEAVAVSIPRDTLVTRPECTKSDGSTMASAERVMFNSVYSQVGPACVVKTVEKMSGVRIDHYLEINFAGFKDLVDAIGGVTVKVDEPIKDKASGLDLAAGTHKLDGTQSLAYVRTRHGVGDGSDLGRIGLQQQFLLALLTEIKSQDLLGSPTTTYKIANSATKSLTTDEGLASLTSLSEFARSMNGVDPSSMETIMLPVAYDKQDPNRVVSAEPEAGALWKAIRTDGTIPESAKKSPATGG, from the coding sequence ATGACTGACCAGTCCACCGGCACCACTTCACACGGGTCCGACAGCACGCGCTCCCGACGGGCCGCCAAGCCGCGCAAGCGCCGCGGCCTCAAGATCACCCTCGCGGTGCTCCTCGTGCTGCTGCTCGCGGGCGGCGGTGCCGCGTACTGGATGTACCAGGACCTCGACGGCAACATCCAGGGCGTCGACATCAACAAGGCGCTCGGTGAGGACCGTCCCGAGAAGCTCCCCACCACCGGTCAGAACCTGCTCGTCCTCGGCTCCGACTCGCGCGCCGGGGCGGAGAACCAGGAGCTGGGCGGGGGCGGTGCGGTCAGCGGGGCGCGCTCCGACACCGCGCTGGTGGTGCACATACCCGAGGGCCGCACCGAGGCAGTCGCCGTATCCATCCCGCGCGACACCCTGGTGACCCGGCCCGAGTGCACCAAGTCGGACGGTTCGACGATGGCGTCCGCCGAGCGCGTCATGTTCAACTCCGTGTACTCCCAGGTCGGTCCGGCCTGTGTGGTGAAGACGGTGGAGAAGATGTCCGGGGTCCGGATCGACCACTACCTGGAGATCAACTTCGCCGGGTTCAAGGACCTCGTCGACGCGATCGGCGGCGTCACCGTCAAGGTCGACGAACCGATCAAGGACAAGGCCTCCGGCCTCGACCTGGCCGCCGGTACGCACAAGCTCGACGGCACCCAGTCCCTCGCCTACGTCCGCACCCGGCACGGCGTCGGGGACGGCAGCGACCTCGGCCGCATCGGGCTCCAGCAGCAGTTCCTGCTCGCGCTGCTGACCGAGATCAAGTCGCAGGACCTGCTGGGCAGTCCGACGACGACGTACAAGATCGCCAATTCGGCGACGAAGTCCCTGACGACCGACGAGGGGCTCGCCTCGCTCACCTCGCTCAGCGAGTTCGCCCGCTCGATGAACGGTGTCGATCCCTCCTCCATGGAGACGATCATGCTGCCGGTCGCCTATGACAAGCAGGACCCGAACCGTGTGGTGTCCGCGGAGCCGGAGGCCGGCGCCCTGTGGAAGGCGATCCGTACGGACGGCACGATCCCCGAGTCGGCGAAGAAGTCTCCGGCCACCGGAGGCTGA
- the dxs gene encoding 1-deoxy-D-xylulose-5-phosphate synthase, which yields MDLLTRIRGPRDLDRLDSEQLDQLAGEIRTFLVEAVSKTGGHLGPNLGVVELTIALHRVFESPQDKVLFDTGHQSYVHKLLTGRQDFSKLKSKGGLSGYPSRAESEHDVIENSHASTVLGWADGLAKANEVLGKDDHVVAVIGDGALTGGMAWEALNNIAAAKDRPLVIVVNDNERSYAPTIGGLANHLATLRTTDGYERFLARGKDLLERTPVVGRPLYETLHGAKKGLKDFIAPQGMFEDLGLKYVGPIDGHDIEALESALQRAKRFGGPVIVHCLTEKGRGYTPALEDEADRFHAVGKIHPDTGLPISTSGLDWTSVFGEEMVKLGHEREDIVAITAAMLQPVGLGKFEEAFPDRIYDVGIAEQHGAVSAAGLATGGLHPVFAVYATFLNRAFDQVLMDVALHKCGVTFVLDRAGVTGTDGASHNGMWDMSILQCVPTLRIAAPRDADQVRAQLREAVAVDDAPTVVRFSKGAVGPAVKAVGTVGGMDVLRSPGADKPDVLLVSVGALAPMCLEIASLLDAQGISTTVVDPRWVKPVDEALAPLAAEHRVVVTVEDNSRAGGVGSAVAQALRDAGVDVPLRDFGIPPVFLDHASRGEVMAEIGLTAPDIARQVTGLVAKLDGRYESRVVEPARD from the coding sequence GTGGATCTGCTGACCCGCATCAGGGGACCGCGCGACCTGGACCGGCTCGACTCCGAGCAGCTGGACCAGCTCGCCGGGGAGATCCGTACCTTCCTCGTCGAGGCGGTGTCCAAGACCGGTGGCCATCTCGGCCCGAACCTGGGCGTGGTCGAGCTGACCATCGCCCTGCACCGCGTCTTCGAGTCCCCGCAGGACAAGGTCCTCTTCGACACCGGCCACCAGAGCTACGTCCACAAGCTGCTCACCGGCCGGCAGGACTTCTCGAAGCTCAAGAGCAAGGGCGGACTCTCCGGATACCCCTCCCGCGCGGAGTCCGAGCACGACGTCATCGAGAACTCCCACGCCTCGACGGTGCTCGGCTGGGCCGACGGCCTCGCCAAGGCCAACGAGGTCCTGGGCAAGGACGACCACGTCGTCGCCGTCATCGGTGACGGCGCGCTCACCGGCGGTATGGCCTGGGAGGCGCTGAACAACATCGCCGCCGCCAAGGACCGCCCCCTCGTCATCGTCGTCAACGACAACGAGCGCTCCTACGCCCCGACCATCGGCGGCCTCGCGAACCACCTCGCCACCCTCCGGACCACCGACGGGTACGAGCGGTTCCTCGCCCGCGGCAAGGACCTCCTGGAGCGCACCCCGGTCGTCGGCCGGCCGCTGTACGAGACCCTGCACGGCGCCAAGAAGGGCCTCAAGGACTTCATCGCCCCGCAGGGCATGTTCGAGGACCTCGGCCTGAAGTACGTCGGCCCGATCGACGGCCACGACATCGAGGCCCTGGAGTCCGCGCTCCAGCGGGCCAAGCGCTTCGGCGGCCCCGTCATCGTGCACTGCCTCACCGAGAAGGGCCGCGGTTACACCCCCGCCCTCGAGGACGAGGCGGACCGCTTCCACGCGGTCGGCAAGATCCACCCGGACACCGGTCTGCCGATCTCCACCTCCGGACTCGACTGGACGTCGGTCTTCGGCGAGGAGATGGTCAAGCTCGGCCACGAGCGCGAGGACATCGTGGCCATCACGGCCGCCATGCTCCAGCCCGTCGGCCTCGGCAAGTTCGAGGAGGCCTTCCCGGACCGCATCTACGACGTGGGGATCGCCGAGCAGCACGGCGCGGTCTCCGCGGCGGGCCTGGCCACCGGCGGCCTGCACCCCGTCTTCGCGGTGTACGCCACCTTCCTGAACCGCGCCTTCGACCAGGTCCTGATGGACGTCGCCCTGCACAAGTGCGGTGTGACCTTCGTCCTGGACCGGGCCGGCGTCACGGGCACGGACGGCGCCTCCCACAACGGCATGTGGGACATGTCGATCCTGCAGTGCGTGCCGACCCTCCGGATCGCCGCCCCGCGCGACGCCGACCAGGTCCGTGCCCAGCTGCGCGAGGCCGTCGCCGTCGACGACGCGCCCACCGTCGTCCGCTTCTCCAAGGGCGCCGTCGGCCCCGCCGTCAAGGCGGTCGGCACGGTGGGCGGCATGGACGTGCTCCGCTCGCCGGGCGCGGACAAGCCCGACGTCCTCCTGGTCTCCGTCGGCGCCCTCGCCCCGATGTGCCTGGAGATCGCCTCTCTGCTGGACGCCCAGGGCATCTCCACGACCGTGGTCGACCCGCGCTGGGTCAAGCCCGTGGACGAGGCGCTCGCCCCGCTCGCCGCCGAGCACCGGGTCGTCGTCACCGTCGAGGACAACAGCAGGGCCGGCGGTGTCGGCTCCGCCGTCGCCCAGGCACTGCGCGACGCCGGTGTCGACGTACCGCTGCGCGACTTCGGCATCCCGCCGGTCTTCCTCGACCACGCCTCGCGCGGCGAGGTCATGGCGGAGATCGGGCTGACCGCACCGGACATCGCCCGCCAGGTCACCGGCCTGGTCGCGAAGCTCGACGGCAGGTACGAGAGCCGCGTCGTGGAGCCCGCCCGCGACTGA